One window of the Hoplias malabaricus isolate fHopMal1 chromosome Y, fHopMal1.hap1, whole genome shotgun sequence genome contains the following:
- the LOC136678663 gene encoding MAPK regulated corepressor interacting protein 2-like isoform X2 has protein sequence MMYTITRGPSKLVTQRRTGPTQQIDSKANDLKHKQSHWLDSSSPAPKIVFQRLNGKRYHRSTSPKEDSTAEGFTPAHEENVRFVYEAWQEVEQKLGDGAQPEHGKGPVQYAERSPSPSMKSV, from the exons ATGATGTACACAATCACTAGAGGTCCCAGCAAACTAGTTACACAACGGAGGACAG GCCCCACGCAGCAGATTGACAGCAAAGCAAACGACTTGAAGCACAAACAGAGCCACTGGCTGGACTCAAG CTCACCGGCACCTAAAATCGTGTTTCAGCGCCTGAATGGGAAGCGCTATCACAGATCAACTTCGCCGAAGGAGGACAGCACAGCAGAGGGCTTCACTCCAGCACACGAAgagaatgtcagatttgtatATGAAG CTTGGCAGGAGGTTGAACAGAAGCTTGGGGATGGAGCCCAGCCAGAGCATGGGAAAGGCCCAGTGCAGTATGCGGAGAGGAGTCCTAGCCCCAGCATGAAAA GTGTATGA
- the LOC136678838 gene encoding glycerophosphodiester phosphodiesterase 1-like isoform X1 yields MLQLGDGLPCFSALFMVFLLGTRSPLWSTVLTASMYMFLVMFRFPQLPQARARQVLRQGSRLAPGGVSEVAHRGGGHDAPENTIAAIRAASVNGATGVELDLEFTADGVPILMHDETVDRTTNGSGPLSKLHFSDIGKLDAAAKHRLSDRFKGEKIPTLQEAVEECIKHQLTIYFDVKGHADEAAAALKKLYQKHSVLYNSSVVCSFEPKVIYRMRQTDPDVVTALTHRPWSLSHYGDGSPRFTSAWKHQWMQMLDVLLDWAHHHLLWNLCGVSAFLLQKNYISTDVVRYWADRGVEVVAWTVNTAVEKQYYQQHLNINYITDSLTEDCEPHY; encoded by the exons ATGCTGCAGTTAGGTGATGGATTGCCGTGTTTCTCGGCTTTGTTCATGGTGTTTCTGCTCGGTACCCGGAGTCCCTTATGGTCCACGGTTCTCACAGCCTCTATGTATATGTTTTTGGTAATGTTCCGTTTCCCCCAGCTACCGCAGGCTCGGGCGAGGCAGGTTCTGCGGCAAGGCTCCAGGCTCGCCCCCGGCGGGGTGTCGGAGGTGGCTCATCGTGGCGGAGGACACGACGCCCCGGAAAACACAATAGCAGCTATCCGAGCA GCTAGTGTGAATGGGGCAACAGGAGTGGAGTTGGATTTGGAATTCACTGCTGATGGCGTTCCTATTTTGATGCATGATGAAACAGTGGACCGGACCACCAATGGATCAGGACccctcagcaaactgcatttctCAGATATTGGAAAACTGGACGCAGCAGCCAAGCACAGACTAAG TGACCGTTTCAAAGGAGAGAAGATCCCGACTCTGCAGGAGGCCGTGGAGGAATGCATCAAACACCAGCTGACCATCTACTTCGATGTCAAAGGTCATGCAGATGAG GCAGCTGCAGCTCTAAAGAAGCTATATCAGAAGCACTCAGTGCTCTACAATTCCAGTGTGGTCTGCTCCTTCGAACCCAAAGTCATCTACAGA ATGCGGCAGACAGATCCAGATGTTGTTACAGCATTGACACACCGCCCCTGGAGCCTGAGTCACTATGGTGATGGTTCACCTCGCTTCACATCAGCATGGAAACACCAGTGGATGCAGATGCTGGATGTGCTGCTGGACTGGGCTCATCATCACCTGCTGTGGAACCTGTGTGGTGTGTCTGCTTTCCTACTGCAGAAAAATTACATCTCAAC ggacgTTGTGCGGTACTGGGCTGATAGAGGTGTGGAGGTTGTGGCCTGGACAGTGAACACAGCTGTGGAAAAGCAGTATTACCAGCAGCACTTGAACATCAACTACATCACAGACAGTCTAACAGAAGACTGTGAGCCACACTACTGA
- the LOC136678838 gene encoding glycerophosphodiester phosphodiesterase 1-like isoform X2, which produces MHDETVDRTTNGSGPLSKLHFSDIGKLDAAAKHRLSDRFKGEKIPTLQEAVEECIKHQLTIYFDVKGHADEAAAALKKLYQKHSVLYNSSVVCSFEPKVIYRMRQTDPDVVTALTHRPWSLSHYGDGSPRFTSAWKHQWMQMLDVLLDWAHHHLLWNLCGVSAFLLQKNYISTDVVRYWADRGVEVVAWTVNTAVEKQYYQQHLNINYITDSLTEDCEPHY; this is translated from the exons ATGCATGATGAAACAGTGGACCGGACCACCAATGGATCAGGACccctcagcaaactgcatttctCAGATATTGGAAAACTGGACGCAGCAGCCAAGCACAGACTAAG TGACCGTTTCAAAGGAGAGAAGATCCCGACTCTGCAGGAGGCCGTGGAGGAATGCATCAAACACCAGCTGACCATCTACTTCGATGTCAAAGGTCATGCAGATGAG GCAGCTGCAGCTCTAAAGAAGCTATATCAGAAGCACTCAGTGCTCTACAATTCCAGTGTGGTCTGCTCCTTCGAACCCAAAGTCATCTACAGA ATGCGGCAGACAGATCCAGATGTTGTTACAGCATTGACACACCGCCCCTGGAGCCTGAGTCACTATGGTGATGGTTCACCTCGCTTCACATCAGCATGGAAACACCAGTGGATGCAGATGCTGGATGTGCTGCTGGACTGGGCTCATCATCACCTGCTGTGGAACCTGTGTGGTGTGTCTGCTTTCCTACTGCAGAAAAATTACATCTCAAC ggacgTTGTGCGGTACTGGGCTGATAGAGGTGTGGAGGTTGTGGCCTGGACAGTGAACACAGCTGTGGAAAAGCAGTATTACCAGCAGCACTTGAACATCAACTACATCACAGACAGTCTAACAGAAGACTGTGAGCCACACTACTGA
- the LOC136678663 gene encoding MAPK regulated corepressor interacting protein 2-like isoform X1 — MMYTITRGPSKLVTQRRTGPTQQIDSKANDLKHKQSHWLDSSSPAPKIVFQRLNGKRYHRSTSPKEDSTAEGFTPAHEENVRFVYEAWQEVEQKLGDGAQPEHGKGPVQYAERSPSPSMKNFVPIDLEEWWAQRFLANIANLS, encoded by the exons ATGATGTACACAATCACTAGAGGTCCCAGCAAACTAGTTACACAACGGAGGACAG GCCCCACGCAGCAGATTGACAGCAAAGCAAACGACTTGAAGCACAAACAGAGCCACTGGCTGGACTCAAG CTCACCGGCACCTAAAATCGTGTTTCAGCGCCTGAATGGGAAGCGCTATCACAGATCAACTTCGCCGAAGGAGGACAGCACAGCAGAGGGCTTCACTCCAGCACACGAAgagaatgtcagatttgtatATGAAG CTTGGCAGGAGGTTGAACAGAAGCTTGGGGATGGAGCCCAGCCAGAGCATGGGAAAGGCCCAGTGCAGTATGCGGAGAGGAGTCCTAGCCCCAGCATGAAAA ACTTTGTGCCTATTGACCTGGAGGAGTGGTGGGCCCAGCGATTCCTAGCTAACATTGCTAACTTGTCGTGA